GGCGCGTAGGGATAGATCTTCTCGATGGGCGCGCCGGCCAGGTAACACAGGCGCCGGGGGCCCGGCACGTTGGTGCACACGAAATTGGTCCGCGTGGTTTGCTGCCGTCCGATCTGCTTCGCGAGGGCCAATGGCATCGCCACCATCAGGCGCGCCAGCAGCGGGTATAGTGCGGCGCGCCGGTCGCTCTTCACTTGCCCCATGCGATCCTGGATGATCTGCAAGCGGCGCAGGGGATTCGGTTCGCCCACCGGCAACGTCAGCGCCAGCAAGGCAAGGCGGTTGCCGGCACTGACGTCGCCTGGACGGCGCAAGCTCACCGGCACGAGCGTGCGCAGCTCGCGCGTATCCGCCCCACGTGATGTGTGCCACCGGTGCATGGCCCCCGACACGATGGTGAGCACCAGGTCGTTATTGGTGGCTGACAGCTTGCCCCGTACCGCGTCGATCTCCCGGAGGGACATTTCGAAAGTCGAGAGCCGCCGAGACAAGCTGCGCCGGTGGTGCAGCGGGCTTTCGGCCCGCGGCACCACTAATTCTTGCCCAAATCCGGCAACGGCCCTGATTGCCCGTGACACGTCAGGCAGGATCGTGGTCGGCGCCAAGGCGGCGGTCGCCGCCCATCCCAGCGCCGTGCGGCTGACCTGAACGGCATCATTCAAATTATACAGGGCCGCGCGCCATAACATCGCTATTGGAGTGGACGACCGCCGGTCGGAGACCGCTCGGATGATCGCCTTCGACGTTGCGGAGCGATCGCTCAACAACATGTCGGAAAGCTGCGCGCCGCCCACACCATCGGTCAGGCAGTGATGCATCTTGATGAACAGCGCGCCGCGTCCATCAGCCAGCCCTTCCACCACATACGCCTCCCACAGCGGCCGTTCCGGATCGAAGGCGGTCGCGTAAAACGGACTGATCTCCTCCAAAAGGTCGTCCATCCCGCCCGGTGCCGGGGCCGCCAGGTAGCGCAAGTGATAGTCGCAATCGAACTGTGGGTCCTCGATCCATTCAGGCGGGGCC
The nucleotide sequence above comes from Candidatus Binatia bacterium. Encoded proteins:
- a CDS encoding wax ester/triacylglycerol synthase family O-acyltransferase, encoding MTAMERAFPNRMNPTDALFWLLDKIPDLRSTIGALLILERVPARQRIHEEFERLSGQLVRMRQRVAEVPFGLAPPEWIEDPQFDCDYHLRYLAAPAPGGMDDLLEEISPFYATAFDPERPLWEAYVVEGLADGRGALFIKMHHCLTDGVGGAQLSDMLLSDRSATSKAIIRAVSDRRSSTPIAMLWRAALYNLNDAVQVSRTALGWAATAALAPTTILPDVSRAIRAVAGFGQELVVPRAESPLHHRRSLSRRLSTFEMSLREIDAVRGKLSATNNDLVLTIVSGAMHRWHTSRGADTRELRTLVPVSLRRPGDVSAGNRLALLALTLPVGEPNPLRRLQIIQDRMGQVKSDRRAALYPLLARLMVAMPLALAKQIGRQQTTRTNFVCTNVPGPRRLCYLAGAPIEKIYPYAPLVGDHPVAIALYSYRDTMFVGLDVDPLAMDDLPRFRDMMQESYDEILNVGRQAPRAAARSGRRGHRR